From one Rhodopirellula islandica genomic stretch:
- a CDS encoding Mur ligase family protein produces the protein MKLDSREQRSTTTIHSRQQGGDEMRHAIDQWLSQTKPGGTFRSSFGSSTMPPHEAVKWNDPSGSNVQTVRRVDQSTASEQIQSRATKLAGATESNSPSPSTSRRDASTTRLSGLLKKVRFFSGSDIEFTSIAQSAETCEPGQLVVYRLGDDCPVELISQALARGAAGILTEQILPAPVPQAIVADTDRALAEIRSKQTDRPDQKLITIGIVGSAGKTVTAFLTASVLRDIPCRVAYQTDLGSSDSVVTEAGPAKATNGASLIDALSDAVDAGAAVSITEMDSTQLRLGAYDQIELDIVVVTGRDAGSNDFGPSPIECAFELVTQGGVLIVPESNQHILSAAHATAQTQNIELVTYGVDNAADVSIRTISHEDGTLTAMLRHESRAAVMESFLGRGHFAECLAAAAAVGVVTENPLPQIAESLCKLRDLPGRFEAITTDDWETDQNNPAVRLDIGGTPERVKFALQAARKELLQTPASSAPMTLPMHASSKASRAKRPKLWCVLAVSEKDDADTLMQYGRLLETMPDHCVLTCVGSDKAHFLSMSHGVLDGIQDVAAMRLVADPNRAIQWAHGEASHNDMILVIGGIDRRNPDSERRSLDAVTQVITACAEEREQALQANSQPAISPSLPDSGLPNSDLHGQNLPGQNNGTDADPPQLKLFDGN, from the coding sequence GTGAAACTGGATTCACGTGAACAACGAAGCACCACGACGATCCATTCACGTCAGCAAGGAGGCGACGAGATGCGTCACGCAATCGATCAATGGTTGAGCCAAACCAAACCGGGTGGAACCTTCCGGTCTTCATTCGGCTCCTCGACAATGCCGCCTCACGAAGCGGTGAAGTGGAACGATCCCTCAGGCAGCAACGTTCAAACGGTTCGCCGCGTTGACCAATCGACTGCCTCCGAGCAGATCCAATCGCGAGCGACCAAGCTTGCTGGCGCCACGGAATCCAATTCGCCCAGCCCTTCCACCTCCCGGCGTGATGCTTCCACGACGCGTCTGTCAGGTTTGCTGAAGAAAGTTCGCTTCTTCTCGGGATCCGACATCGAGTTCACCTCGATCGCCCAATCAGCCGAGACCTGCGAACCCGGTCAATTGGTGGTCTATCGCTTGGGCGATGACTGCCCGGTTGAATTGATCTCGCAAGCTCTCGCCCGTGGTGCCGCCGGCATTCTGACGGAGCAAATTTTGCCAGCTCCGGTTCCTCAAGCCATTGTGGCGGACACCGACCGAGCCCTCGCGGAAATTCGATCCAAGCAAACCGATCGCCCCGACCAAAAACTCATCACGATCGGCATCGTTGGCTCGGCCGGAAAAACGGTCACCGCATTCCTCACCGCCTCCGTTCTGCGCGACATCCCCTGCCGAGTCGCCTACCAAACGGACCTTGGATCCAGCGATTCGGTGGTCACCGAAGCAGGGCCCGCCAAGGCCACCAACGGCGCGTCGCTGATTGACGCCTTGTCCGATGCCGTGGATGCGGGCGCAGCCGTCAGCATCACCGAAATGGATTCCACTCAACTGCGTCTGGGAGCCTACGACCAGATTGAATTGGACATCGTCGTCGTGACCGGGCGTGATGCAGGCAGCAACGACTTTGGGCCTTCACCGATCGAATGTGCTTTCGAATTGGTGACGCAGGGCGGGGTGTTGATTGTGCCAGAATCAAACCAACACATCCTTTCCGCAGCACACGCGACGGCACAGACACAGAACATCGAACTGGTGACCTACGGAGTCGACAACGCCGCCGATGTTTCGATCCGCACGATCTCGCACGAAGACGGCACCTTGACCGCCATGCTGCGACATGAATCCCGAGCCGCGGTGATGGAATCGTTCCTCGGCCGGGGACACTTTGCCGAATGCTTGGCCGCCGCTGCCGCCGTTGGCGTGGTGACCGAAAACCCCTTGCCACAAATCGCCGAATCCCTCTGCAAACTTCGCGATTTGCCAGGCCGGTTCGAAGCCATCACGACCGACGACTGGGAAACCGATCAAAATAATCCCGCCGTGCGTTTGGACATTGGTGGAACGCCTGAACGAGTCAAGTTTGCTTTGCAAGCGGCTCGCAAAGAACTGCTGCAAACCCCCGCCAGCTCCGCCCCAATGACGTTGCCCATGCACGCTTCCTCCAAAGCAAGCAGGGCCAAACGTCCCAAACTTTGGTGCGTCTTGGCGGTCAGCGAAAAAGACGATGCTGACACGCTGATGCAGTACGGTCGCTTGCTGGAAACCATGCCCGATCACTGTGTGCTGACCTGCGTCGGATCGGACAAAGCGCACTTTCTATCGATGAGCCACGGTGTTTTGGACGGGATCCAAGATGTCGCCGCCATGCGATTGGTCGCCGATCCCAACCGCGCAATCCAGTGGGCGCATGGCGAAGCAAGTCACAACGACATGATCTTGGTCATCGGCGGGATCGACCGTCGCAATCCCGACTCGGAACGCCGATCCTTGGATGCGGTCACTCAAGTCATCACCGCCTGTGCGGAAGAACGCGAACAAGCTCTGCAAGCGAATTCGCAACCAGCCATCAGCCCAAGCCTGCCCGACTCCGGTCTGCCAAACTCCGACCTGCACGGCCAGAACTTGCCCGGTCAGAACAATGGCACCGACGCTGATCCCCCCCAACTCAAATTGTTCGACGGAAACTGA
- a CDS encoding M28 family peptidase, whose translation MFDRRDSLVLNSLSTTFLPCWLLLGISTLFGGNATAIAQDESDFLTNVRKLTFEGRRAGEGYFSADGTRMVFQSERDPSNPFYQIYVSDLETGDIQRVSPGFGKTTCGWIHPNGKQVLFASTHADPASKRLQQEELDFRASGESRRYSWDYDPSYELYAADLDQIEPGTTKGLTALTDAKGYDAEASYSPDGTQIVFASNRAAYSQELSEREQEQFERDPAFMNDLYIMDADGSNVKRLTSEPGYDGGPFFSPDGQRICWRRFAPNGATAEIFTMKTDGSDVKRLTEINAMSWAPFYHPSGEFLVFTTNKHGFANFELYLVRADGEGEPVRLTTTEGFDGLPVFLPTGDQLSWTTTRVVDSNGNVVMEDGQPKQSTSQIYVADFDVETARQRLGLADPNSNSQTDEDASLARTNLTATAPEFRPSDVMRHVDYLTRPELGGRLTGTPGEKRATAYVAAYLESLGLVPAGQDGTFFHDFEFPAGSSLGPANQLTITTSSPGGNSATIDAELTESWAPLSFSQTGDIESAEVVFAGYGLQVPGDEENDEYDSYVHLNVADRWVLVLRDLPQNISAEQRQRMARYGDPRRKATIARDLGARGIIFAAGPNSQVKRDVIRFDSNASQAQVSLAAVSISNEVASKLVRAGGRDLKELQTHLDDGKMAMGIPMSGITVKASIEINRQTGTGRNVIARLPADSKANASTPVQFPVVMVGAHIDHLGRGGGSNSLARSDEENQVHVGADDNASGVAAMLEIAQYLVDQRNSGRLQMKRDLMIAAWSGEELGLFGSQAYVDDFGKLYPAAPIQDPSEDDIAIAHAHGMTPDAASLGDAVAVYLNLDMVGRLRDKLIVQGIGSSPGFEGEVQRRNVPVGVALKLDRTSTRLPTDASAFVARKVPILSGFTGAHEDYHTPRDTPDKLNYEGNADIANLFGLLTRGFLMSGEVPEFKLDEGQSTEEVPRARLTAYLGTIPDYGAGEIKGLKLSGVASGGPAETAGVRGGDVIVKLAKQTIEDIYDYTYAIEALKIGETVEMVVHREGQDVTLSITPGSRD comes from the coding sequence ATGTTTGATCGCCGCGATTCTTTGGTTCTCAACTCGCTTTCGACCACGTTCTTGCCCTGCTGGCTTCTGTTGGGAATCAGCACTTTGTTCGGGGGGAACGCCACGGCGATTGCCCAGGATGAATCGGATTTCCTCACCAACGTTCGCAAGCTGACGTTCGAAGGACGGCGCGCCGGCGAAGGCTACTTCAGTGCCGATGGCACCCGGATGGTCTTCCAAAGCGAACGCGATCCATCCAACCCGTTCTATCAAATCTATGTTTCCGACTTGGAAACCGGTGATATCCAACGCGTTTCGCCTGGCTTTGGCAAAACGACTTGCGGTTGGATCCACCCGAACGGCAAACAGGTTTTGTTTGCCAGCACGCACGCCGATCCAGCGTCAAAGCGTTTGCAACAGGAAGAACTCGACTTCCGGGCATCCGGCGAATCCCGTCGCTACTCATGGGATTACGACCCAAGCTACGAACTTTACGCCGCTGACCTGGATCAAATCGAACCAGGCACCACGAAAGGTTTGACCGCCCTGACGGACGCCAAGGGTTACGACGCGGAAGCCAGCTACAGCCCGGATGGAACGCAAATCGTTTTCGCGTCCAACCGCGCCGCTTACTCGCAAGAGTTGTCCGAACGCGAACAAGAACAATTCGAGCGTGACCCGGCCTTCATGAACGACCTCTACATCATGGACGCGGACGGTTCGAACGTGAAACGACTGACCAGTGAACCCGGTTACGACGGCGGACCATTCTTTTCGCCCGATGGACAACGAATCTGCTGGCGACGCTTCGCTCCCAACGGAGCCACCGCGGAAATCTTCACGATGAAGACCGATGGCTCCGACGTCAAACGATTGACTGAAATCAACGCAATGAGCTGGGCACCGTTCTATCACCCCAGCGGTGAGTTCCTGGTTTTCACCACCAACAAACACGGGTTCGCAAACTTTGAACTGTACTTGGTTCGAGCCGACGGCGAAGGCGAGCCCGTTCGATTGACCACCACGGAAGGTTTCGATGGTCTGCCGGTCTTTCTTCCCACTGGCGACCAGTTGTCTTGGACGACCACACGTGTTGTGGACAGCAACGGCAACGTCGTGATGGAAGATGGCCAGCCCAAGCAAAGCACCTCGCAGATCTACGTGGCGGACTTTGATGTCGAGACCGCTCGTCAACGCCTGGGGTTGGCTGACCCAAACAGCAACAGCCAAACAGACGAAGATGCGTCGCTGGCCCGAACGAACTTGACCGCCACGGCACCGGAGTTTCGCCCGAGCGATGTGATGCGTCACGTCGACTACCTGACTCGTCCTGAACTCGGCGGTCGATTGACGGGAACGCCGGGCGAAAAGCGAGCGACCGCCTACGTGGCGGCTTACTTGGAAAGCTTGGGGTTGGTTCCCGCCGGGCAGGACGGAACGTTCTTTCATGACTTTGAATTCCCAGCGGGTTCGTCCCTGGGGCCGGCCAACCAACTGACAATCACCACCTCATCGCCTGGTGGCAATTCCGCGACAATTGACGCCGAATTGACGGAATCGTGGGCCCCGCTTTCGTTCTCACAAACAGGCGACATCGAATCAGCTGAAGTCGTTTTCGCAGGTTACGGCCTGCAAGTTCCCGGCGATGAAGAGAACGATGAGTACGACAGTTACGTTCACTTGAATGTTGCCGACCGTTGGGTCTTGGTTCTGCGAGACCTGCCGCAAAACATCTCCGCCGAACAACGCCAACGGATGGCACGCTACGGCGATCCACGTCGCAAAGCCACCATCGCTCGCGACCTGGGAGCTCGCGGAATCATCTTCGCTGCTGGTCCCAACAGCCAAGTGAAGCGAGACGTGATCCGCTTTGATAGCAACGCGTCCCAAGCACAGGTCAGCTTGGCTGCTGTCTCCATCAGCAACGAAGTCGCATCCAAGTTGGTTCGCGCAGGCGGTCGCGACTTGAAAGAGCTGCAAACGCATCTCGATGACGGAAAGATGGCGATGGGGATTCCAATGTCGGGTATCACGGTCAAAGCATCGATCGAAATCAACCGCCAAACCGGCACAGGTCGAAACGTGATCGCCCGCTTGCCGGCTGACTCCAAAGCCAACGCATCCACCCCCGTTCAGTTCCCGGTCGTGATGGTGGGTGCCCACATCGATCACCTGGGACGAGGCGGAGGCAGCAACTCACTGGCCCGATCGGACGAAGAAAACCAAGTCCACGTCGGAGCCGATGACAATGCCAGCGGGGTCGCGGCGATGCTGGAAATCGCTCAGTACCTCGTCGACCAAAGAAACTCCGGCCGTTTGCAAATGAAACGAGACTTGATGATCGCCGCCTGGAGCGGTGAAGAGTTGGGGCTGTTTGGATCGCAAGCCTACGTCGATGACTTTGGAAAACTCTACCCAGCTGCTCCGATCCAAGACCCCAGCGAAGATGACATTGCGATTGCACACGCTCATGGGATGACCCCCGATGCAGCTTCGCTTGGCGATGCGGTCGCGGTTTACCTGAACCTCGACATGGTCGGTCGCTTGCGAGACAAACTGATCGTGCAGGGCATCGGGTCATCGCCTGGTTTTGAAGGGGAAGTCCAACGCCGCAACGTGCCGGTGGGTGTTGCCTTGAAACTCGATCGAACCAGCACACGTTTGCCAACCGATGCGTCTGCCTTTGTGGCTCGCAAGGTGCCGATTTTGTCTGGATTCACGGGAGCACACGAGGACTACCACACACCTCGAGACACCCCCGACAAACTGAACTACGAAGGCAACGCCGACATCGCGAATTTGTTTGGATTGCTGACCCGCGGTTTTCTGATGTCCGGCGAGGTGCCCGAGTTCAAACTGGACGAAGGTCAATCGACCGAAGAAGTCCCACGGGCTCGCTTGACCGCCTACCTGGGAACGATCCCAGACTACGGTGCCGGCGAAATCAAAGGCCTGAAGCTGAGTGGAGTCGCATCCGGGGGGCCCGCTGAAACCGCGGGGGTTCGCGGCGGCGACGTGATCGTGAAGTTGGCCAAGCAAACCATCGAGGACATCTACGACTACACTTATGCCATTGAAGCGTTGAAGATCGGCGAGACGGTCGAGATGGTTGTCCATCGCGAAGGCCAGGACGTGACGCTCTCCATCACCCCCGGGTCACGAGATTGA
- a CDS encoding tetratricopeptide repeat protein: MPSSPTADRILGHIVPRGKLPASLAHTAAKLPARPHLLRLFMSIDTYSICPCGSGKKIKFCKCKDSVHELDRVLKMIDGGQLVPALDRLSAILEEHPDAAWALAIRGRLFMDLREYTSLEENAERFRRLQPSNPLALTQSAAAALFRQDLSAATELILEALTESGQTVDSFVLDVASLLSYALAGNGILLTSRVYATLALVSTGYEDSRMAANVLQQINGDPSVNQLAKAVPNLIPPPESADWVERYDEAALLLSNNKVALAQTKFESLQRSAPLQPAVLSGLLNCAIWRGDHVAQSELLVKLSQCEELDFDERARFLALAQIASPDADGMTVEHTELMADVDSIDEYQMALIANPRFEELPADALESVKREGDVAPRSAFQILDRAVLDEGETLTADNIPVGLAALFLFGRETDRSARLQVLGLPVAKRPQVQELLDEVAPNVNWTEGEKGQLPLAMIATPQIGGIRPEHQKDLDAVVKELIRQRVPETLSTTPVKLLGDVSLKDAASDDSKKLQRAAMVRFIEGEDSLVARDEELINRLCELGNLPQVERKKITGDELEEIPGSDLDRIDPSGLDPENLIYLIQRAQQISATSIGRRASIALLEADTESVDDGRFIGAKIIAYSFLMQRATESDEAVDYLDKAKVYAEEHKLSDASLLLAELGLRLRRQEIDLFQNTVQAIVQKHSDNPEVMGRLQQILAQLGLINPDGTPRQAPGMGPASQDPAGGGLWTPDGDSGGSAPASPAGGEASGGGKLWVPGMD, translated from the coding sequence ATGCCGAGTTCTCCGACGGCGGATCGCATCTTGGGACACATCGTTCCGCGTGGTAAGTTGCCAGCTTCACTCGCTCACACGGCAGCCAAGCTGCCCGCACGCCCCCATTTATTGCGACTGTTTATGTCCATCGACACCTACTCGATATGCCCTTGTGGTAGCGGCAAGAAGATCAAGTTTTGCAAATGCAAGGACTCTGTACACGAACTTGACCGCGTGCTGAAGATGATCGATGGGGGCCAACTTGTCCCCGCCTTGGACCGCTTGAGCGCGATCTTGGAAGAACATCCTGACGCCGCTTGGGCGCTCGCGATTCGCGGCCGTTTGTTCATGGATTTGCGTGAATACACGTCACTGGAAGAAAACGCGGAACGCTTCCGACGCTTGCAGCCCTCCAACCCGCTGGCGTTGACCCAAAGTGCCGCCGCCGCCCTTTTCCGCCAAGACTTGTCGGCCGCCACCGAGCTGATTTTGGAAGCGTTGACCGAAAGCGGCCAAACGGTCGATTCGTTCGTTCTGGACGTCGCATCGCTGCTCTCCTACGCCCTGGCGGGCAACGGAATCCTGTTGACGTCGCGTGTCTACGCCACCCTGGCGTTAGTTTCGACCGGCTACGAAGACAGCCGAATGGCTGCCAATGTGCTGCAGCAAATCAACGGGGACCCGTCGGTCAACCAATTGGCCAAGGCCGTCCCGAATTTGATTCCGCCGCCAGAAAGCGCCGATTGGGTCGAACGCTACGACGAAGCCGCTCTGTTGCTTTCCAACAACAAAGTCGCCCTGGCACAAACCAAATTTGAATCTCTGCAGCGATCCGCCCCCCTGCAGCCGGCCGTCCTTTCCGGCTTGCTCAACTGTGCGATTTGGCGAGGCGATCACGTCGCTCAATCCGAACTGCTGGTCAAACTCTCCCAGTGCGAAGAACTGGACTTTGATGAGCGTGCTCGCTTCCTGGCGTTGGCACAAATTGCCAGTCCCGATGCCGATGGCATGACCGTTGAACACACGGAACTGATGGCGGACGTCGATTCCATCGATGAGTACCAAATGGCGTTGATCGCCAACCCCCGATTCGAAGAATTGCCAGCGGACGCGTTGGAATCCGTGAAACGCGAAGGCGATGTTGCCCCTCGCTCCGCCTTCCAGATTCTCGACCGCGCCGTGCTGGACGAAGGCGAAACGCTGACGGCCGACAACATTCCAGTCGGGTTGGCGGCTCTCTTCCTGTTCGGTCGTGAAACGGATCGGTCCGCACGCCTGCAAGTCCTTGGTCTGCCCGTCGCGAAACGCCCCCAAGTCCAAGAACTTCTGGACGAAGTCGCTCCCAATGTCAATTGGACCGAAGGCGAGAAGGGTCAGCTGCCCCTGGCCATGATCGCGACACCTCAAATTGGCGGCATTCGTCCCGAGCACCAGAAGGACCTGGATGCCGTGGTCAAAGAGCTGATCCGTCAACGTGTTCCTGAAACACTCTCGACGACACCCGTCAAATTGCTCGGCGACGTTTCCTTGAAGGACGCTGCTAGCGACGACAGCAAAAAGCTGCAACGTGCCGCCATGGTGCGATTCATTGAAGGCGAAGACAGCTTGGTGGCCCGAGACGAAGAATTGATCAACCGCCTTTGTGAGCTGGGAAACCTTCCGCAGGTTGAACGTAAAAAAATCACCGGCGACGAACTCGAAGAGATCCCAGGCAGTGACCTGGATCGAATCGACCCATCCGGATTGGATCCCGAAAACCTGATCTACCTGATCCAGCGTGCTCAGCAGATTTCGGCCACCTCCATCGGCCGCCGGGCTTCCATCGCGTTGCTGGAAGCGGACACCGAATCGGTTGATGACGGCCGATTCATCGGTGCCAAAATCATCGCTTATTCGTTCCTGATGCAGCGTGCGACCGAGTCCGATGAAGCGGTGGATTACTTGGACAAAGCCAAGGTCTACGCCGAAGAACACAAGCTCTCCGACGCTTCGTTGTTGCTGGCTGAACTCGGCCTTCGACTGCGTCGCCAAGAAATCGATTTGTTCCAAAACACCGTGCAAGCGATCGTTCAAAAGCACAGTGACAACCCCGAAGTGATGGGCCGGTTGCAGCAAATCTTGGCTCAACTCGGACTGATCAATCCCGACGGAACGCCTCGCCAGGCCCCAGGCATGGGCCCTGCATCGCAGGATCCTGCCGGCGGCGGACTCTGGACTCCCGACGGCGACTCCGGCGGATCCGCCCCCGCCAGCCCTGCTGGTGGCGAAGCTTCTGGTGGTGGCAAACTTTGGGTCCCCGGAATGGACTGA
- the ribD gene encoding bifunctional diaminohydroxyphosphoribosylaminopyrimidine deaminase/5-amino-6-(5-phosphoribosylamino)uracil reductase RibD — protein sequence MANEPDATANGQSAEDLRWMTEAIDLASLGRGQVEPNPPVGCVLVRDSVCIGKGYHQRFGGPHAEVEALSDCADATGATAYVSLEPCCHHGKTPPCADALIRAQVARVVVSVVDPFDQVDGGGIERLRSAGIEVTTGVAKEAGEDLLGAYLKRVRTGMPWVIAKWAMSLDGRIATKTGESKWITGPAARTAVHELRASVDAIAVGMGTVIADNPLLTVRLPQIADAKPPGGTNPKIASSTRQLVRLVYARSRLPDLQTQLVQTASETPTWVIAGPQIANADLAKLADHDVETWQCESSDPIEMIRQSLLWLGSNDNPRGLAMTHLMVEGGSQLLGSFAAARQLDEVHAFIAGKCIGGRDAPGPLGDPGVEALTDATSLRISRLDSFDNDVRLIYRR from the coding sequence ATGGCAAACGAGCCCGACGCAACCGCGAATGGTCAATCGGCGGAAGATCTCCGCTGGATGACCGAAGCCATTGACCTTGCCTCCCTGGGGCGAGGTCAGGTCGAACCGAACCCTCCGGTCGGCTGCGTTCTGGTTCGTGATTCGGTCTGCATCGGCAAGGGCTACCACCAACGATTCGGTGGCCCCCATGCCGAGGTCGAGGCCTTGTCCGACTGCGCCGATGCAACCGGAGCGACCGCGTACGTTTCGTTGGAACCCTGTTGCCATCATGGCAAAACCCCCCCGTGCGCCGACGCATTGATCCGAGCCCAGGTCGCCCGGGTCGTCGTGTCGGTGGTGGACCCGTTTGACCAAGTCGACGGTGGCGGAATCGAACGACTTCGCTCCGCGGGAATCGAGGTCACCACGGGCGTCGCCAAGGAGGCCGGGGAGGATCTGCTGGGTGCCTACCTGAAACGTGTCCGCACGGGCATGCCCTGGGTGATCGCGAAATGGGCGATGAGCCTGGATGGACGCATCGCCACCAAGACCGGCGAAAGCAAATGGATCACGGGGCCGGCCGCTCGAACTGCGGTTCATGAACTCCGGGCCAGCGTCGACGCGATTGCTGTCGGCATGGGCACGGTCATCGCGGACAACCCCTTGCTGACCGTTCGCCTGCCCCAGATCGCCGACGCCAAACCGCCCGGCGGCACGAACCCGAAGATCGCGTCCAGCACTCGCCAATTGGTCCGCTTGGTCTATGCCCGATCAAGGCTGCCAGACCTGCAAACTCAATTGGTCCAGACCGCTTCGGAAACACCCACTTGGGTGATCGCGGGACCTCAGATCGCGAACGCTGACTTAGCCAAGCTTGCCGATCACGATGTCGAAACCTGGCAATGCGAGTCGTCGGATCCCATCGAGATGATCCGTCAGTCACTGCTTTGGCTGGGCAGCAACGACAACCCACGTGGGCTTGCCATGACCCATCTGATGGTCGAAGGCGGAAGCCAGTTGCTGGGCAGCTTTGCCGCCGCCCGACAACTCGACGAAGTGCACGCCTTCATCGCTGGCAAGTGCATCGGCGGCCGGGATGCCCCAGGACCACTTGGTGATCCTGGAGTCGAGGCTTTGACCGACGCGACGTCGCTGCGAATCAGCCGCTTGGACTCATTCGACAACGACGTGCGATTGATCTATCGACGGTAG